The genomic stretch TTTAGGGCATGAGGTGGTTCAGTTTCTTGTTCGTTTTCCTGTTCATGGCGTGTTCGAGCGATGCGGCGTCGCAGGCTATGCCGAAAGTTTCGAACAAAGGAGATTCAATCGTGCAGAATAGCAAAGGGGCGGCCCCAACGGTCAAGTTGAATTCGGGTTTCGATATGCCGGTTCTCGGGCTTGGCACTTGGACTTTGCGCGGCAAGGTGGCAGAAGACGCAGTCTATGTCGCCATCAAGAACGGGTATCGATTGATTGATACGGCGAAATACTACGACAACGAAGAAGCCGTGGGTAGGGGAATCCGCCGGGCGATTGACGACGGGCTTGTGAAGCGCGAAGATTTGTTCGTGACGTCGAAACTTGTGCCGTGGAGCAGTTCCCTGGACGAAGACATCGACGACTCTCTTGAAAAGCTGGGGCTCGAATATATCGACTTGATGCTGTTGCACCAGCACGGGAGCGACGCCGAGGACAAGGCGGTTTACAAGGCTATGGAACGTGCTGTGAAGGCGAAGAAGGTCCGTTCCATCGGCATTTCGAACTACTACACCGAAAATACGGCGAAGCGCTTTTTTGCCGATTTCGAAATAAAGCCTGCCGTGGTGCAAAACGAGAACCATGTGTTTTACCAGAACACGGAATTCAAGGATTACGCAAAACGCTACGGCGCCGTGGTGGAATCTTATTACCCGCTGGGCGGGCGCGGCCACACCGAAGACGTCTTGGGGAACAAGGTTGTCGCAAAGATAGCGAAGGCTCACGGGAAATCGGCCGCACAGGTGGTGTTGCGCTGGCATGTGCAATCGGGCTACATTGCCATTCCGGGCTCCAAGAACCCTGACCACATCGCAGAAAACATATCGATTTTCGATTTCGAGTTGACAGACGACGAAATGAAGCAAATCGCCGCCCTCGATACGGGACACCGCTACGAGAACTGGTGAAAATCGCCAAAATTTTAGTCAAACTGGATAAAAAAGTACATTTTTTATCCAATACAGTGTATTTATTGAATAAAAAAACGTTTTGGGGCTAAATTTTTGTATATTATCCCCTAAAAGGCACTGGCTGCGGATTTCCGCCAGCAAGCCACGTTCGACTAGAAAAGTCGGCTATTTGGTATATCCCCAATGGAAATTGGGCTTTTAATATATCCAAAGGCCGGCTTTTTTTATGGAGTAAAAATGAGCCAAAAGGATAAAATTGAGATTCCCGACCAAGTCGGGAACGAAAGATGAAAAAAGTAATGTGCAAATTTTGCACAATACTCTCTCAAAGTTCAAACCAACCACAATTTACTCATTAGATGTCATCATTTCTGTCGGATATAGAGTAAAATCTCTAAGAGGTACTCAATTCCGCCGCTGGGCCAATCAAGTCCTGAAAGACTACATACTCAAGGGCTATGCCGTAAACCAACGTAAAATTGCGACTGATTTGCAAATTGCAGACCGCTTGCACGAACAGCGGCAACTCATTGAGGACCAAGGCGCTAAACTCACAAATGTTGATACGCGACTCTCCGCCGTCGAGCAGCATATTGACTTCTTTGTGAAAGCTTCACAAGCTCCCTCAGGAGGCATTCTTGCGACTGGAACGCGATTTGACGGTTTCGTGCTGATTTCTGATCTTGTGAAGAGGGCAAAAAAGTCCGTGGTATTTATTGACCCATATGCCACCATCGAGGTGCTGAAATTTGCTGCCATGCGAGCAAAAGGCGTTTCGGCAAAAATCTACTCCTCACGAATTACACCTGAATTCAAGGCTGCGGCAGACTTGCACAAAAAACAATATCCTGAACTAGAATTGAAGACCATGCGCACGATTCACGACCGTTTTCTTCTGGTCGACGACACTGTATATCACTTTGGAGCTTCGTTTATAAAATACGAAGGCCAAGAGCAGCGG from uncultured Fibrobacter sp. encodes the following:
- a CDS encoding aldo/keto reductase, which produces MRWFSFLFVFLFMACSSDAASQAMPKVSNKGDSIVQNSKGAAPTVKLNSGFDMPVLGLGTWTLRGKVAEDAVYVAIKNGYRLIDTAKYYDNEEAVGRGIRRAIDDGLVKREDLFVTSKLVPWSSSLDEDIDDSLEKLGLEYIDLMLLHQHGSDAEDKAVYKAMERAVKAKKVRSIGISNYYTENTAKRFFADFEIKPAVVQNENHVFYQNTEFKDYAKRYGAVVESYYPLGGRGHTEDVLGNKVVAKIAKAHGKSAAQVVLRWHVQSGYIAIPGSKNPDHIAENISIFDFELTDDEMKQIAALDTGHRYENW
- the rhuM gene encoding RhuM family protein, which gives rise to MRFPTKSGTKDEKSNVQILHNTLSKFKPTTIYSLDVIISVGYRVKSLRGTQFRRWANQVLKDYILKGYAVNQRKIATDLQIADRLHEQRQLIEDQGAKLTNVDTRLSAVEQHIDFFVKASQAPSGGILATGTRFDGFVLISDLVKRAKKSVVFIDPYATIEVLKFAAMRAKGVSAKIYSSRITPEFKAAADLHKKQYPELELKTMRTIHDRFLLVDDTVYHFGASFIKYEGQEQRQCLH